From the candidate division Zixibacteria bacterium HGW-Zixibacteria-1 genome, one window contains:
- a CDS encoding histidine kinase, which translates to MPPSSPEKAISTFHFGSYNKDHYRDLRRRNVIRLLLTYLLPLVLLAIYFIYQNNAIIQDSRRLHLKGIAENQAKTLNLFLTERLVNLSNLIDDPKLQIPPASSIMQDYLKHLRKNSEAFVDIGFFDSTGVQTSYAGPFPSLERRNYSSEEWYRSLKSRDDNYIITDIYLGFRQQPHFTIAVRRIINGQALVMRATLSPEKVYDYIRSLEGSQEVYTSIVNKSGQYQVVTYHIGTPLEKSSIVPPVDPRLGVEDVKIEGANIIYAYSWLESADWALIVQNEVAGGSFSFIKSNLRIMGLSTLLILAIFLIIINRAKQLVKFQMETDRTRAQLEHAAKLASVGELAAGIAHEINNPLAIISEEAGLMRDFINPEFGQNLKCEDLIPHLDNIHESVFRCRDITRKLLGFVRRTEMDLKQLTIHKLIDGVLDGILGHEMAVSNIEIIRNYGADVPELFTDGNQLQQVILNIVNNGVDAIGHGPGSITVATFVQNKFVCITISDTGTGMSPEQMEKIFLPFYTTKEVGKGTGLGLSVSYGIIKSLGGKIEVESVLGKGSTFIISLPLHRKNGK; encoded by the coding sequence ATGCCTCCTTCGTCGCCTGAAAAAGCCATATCCACGTTCCATTTTGGTTCTTATAATAAGGATCATTATCGGGATCTTCGACGCCGAAATGTCATTCGTCTGTTGCTGACTTATTTGTTGCCGCTGGTTCTGTTGGCCATTTATTTCATTTATCAGAATAACGCCATTATCCAGGACAGCCGGCGCCTGCATCTTAAGGGGATTGCGGAGAATCAGGCCAAGACTCTTAATCTCTTTCTGACCGAGCGGCTCGTCAATTTATCCAACTTGATTGATGATCCCAAGCTTCAGATTCCACCGGCATCCAGCATCATGCAGGATTATTTGAAGCATCTCAGGAAAAACAGCGAAGCCTTTGTCGATATCGGTTTTTTTGATTCAACGGGCGTGCAGACATCGTATGCCGGGCCCTTTCCATCATTGGAGCGCCGCAATTACAGCTCCGAAGAATGGTATCGATCGCTGAAATCAAGGGATGACAATTATATAATCACCGATATTTATCTTGGCTTCAGGCAGCAGCCGCATTTTACGATCGCGGTTAGAAGAATCATTAACGGGCAGGCACTGGTAATGCGCGCCACTCTCAGCCCGGAAAAAGTCTATGATTATATCAGATCTCTGGAAGGATCGCAGGAAGTCTATACTTCGATTGTCAACAAAAGCGGACAGTATCAGGTGGTTACCTATCATATCGGGACGCCGCTCGAGAAATCATCAATCGTTCCTCCGGTTGACCCCAGGCTCGGTGTCGAGGATGTTAAAATCGAGGGAGCAAATATTATATACGCTTATTCATGGCTGGAATCGGCCGACTGGGCGCTTATCGTGCAGAACGAGGTCGCGGGCGGGAGCTTCTCGTTTATCAAATCAAATCTTCGGATAATGGGTCTTTCGACTCTGCTGATTCTGGCCATATTTCTGATTATCATTAATCGCGCCAAACAACTGGTCAAATTCCAGATGGAAACCGACCGGACGCGCGCCCAGCTTGAACATGCCGCAAAATTAGCCTCCGTGGGCGAGCTGGCCGCCGGTATCGCCCATGAAATCAACAATCCGCTGGCCATAATCAGCGAAGAAGCCGGTTTGATGAGAGACTTTATCAATCCGGAATTCGGTCAGAATCTGAAATGTGAGGACTTGATTCCGCACCTCGACAATATCCATGAGTCGGTGTTCCGCTGCCGCGATATTACCCGAAAGCTTCTCGGATTTGTTCGTCGAACCGAGATGGATCTGAAACAGCTGACTATTCATAAGCTGATCGACGGCGTCCTGGATGGCATTCTGGGGCATGAAATGGCCGTATCAAATATAGAAATTATCCGAAATTACGGGGCCGATGTCCCGGAACTGTTTACCGATGGGAATCAACTGCAGCAGGTTATATTGAATATTGTTAATAATGGTGTCGATGCTATCGGGCACGGCCCGGGCAGTATAACGGTGGCCACCTTTGTTCAAAACAAATTTGTCTGCATTACCATTTCCGATACAGGGACCGGAATGAGTCCCGAACAAATGGAAAAGATATTCCTGCCTTTCTACACCACCAAGGAGGTCGGCAAGGGAACCGGGCTGGGATTGTCGGTAAGTTATGGTATAATAAAAAGTCTGGGCGGGAAAATAGAGGTCGAGAGTGTTCTGGGGAAAGGAAGCACCTTTATTATAAGTCTTCCGCTTCACCGTAAAAACGGCAAGTGA
- the hypE gene encoding hydrogenase expression/formation protein HypE, producing MNDKKYSGLNCPIPISDYPHVLLAHGGGGRLMHQLIDKIFAATFANPHLETAHDGAVLKIKGNRLAFTTDSYVVDPLFFPGGDIGKLAIDGTVNDLAMCGARPLYLSAGFIIEEGFSMDSLWRVALSMREAADQAAVSIVTGDTKVVDKGRGHGLFINTAGVGVIEHELTIAPSSVRPGDVVIINGDIGRHGMAIMARREGLAFETTIESDCAPLAATVLKLLDRGINIHCLRDLTRGGLAASLVEIASTSSCRIEVEENKIPVCDQVRGACEILGFDPIYVANEGRMVIFVPDKDADKVMDILHEESLWPEAAIIGKVSGKNDGIVTMKSIIGADRIIDMLSGEQLPRIC from the coding sequence ATGAATGATAAAAAATATAGCGGACTAAACTGCCCCATACCGATCTCCGATTATCCGCATGTCCTGCTGGCGCACGGCGGCGGGGGCAGGTTGATGCATCAATTGATCGATAAAATTTTTGCCGCCACTTTTGCCAATCCCCACCTTGAGACCGCGCATGATGGCGCTGTTTTGAAAATAAAAGGGAATCGTCTCGCCTTTACGACCGACTCATATGTGGTCGATCCGTTGTTCTTTCCCGGAGGTGATATCGGCAAACTGGCCATCGATGGTACTGTCAATGACCTGGCCATGTGCGGGGCACGGCCGCTGTACCTCAGCGCAGGATTTATTATCGAAGAAGGATTTTCCATGGATTCGCTATGGAGAGTAGCGCTTTCGATGAGAGAAGCCGCCGATCAGGCCGCTGTCAGCATCGTTACCGGTGATACCAAGGTTGTCGATAAGGGCCGCGGGCACGGTCTGTTTATAAATACCGCCGGGGTCGGCGTTATTGAACATGAGCTGACTATTGCACCATCGTCGGTCCGACCCGGTGATGTCGTCATTATCAACGGCGATATCGGACGGCACGGCATGGCCATCATGGCCCGCCGCGAGGGGCTTGCCTTTGAGACCACCATCGAGAGCGACTGCGCCCCACTGGCCGCAACCGTGCTGAAACTGCTTGACCGCGGAATTAATATTCACTGTTTGCGTGATCTGACCAGAGGCGGTCTGGCCGCTTCGCTGGTCGAGATCGCTTCGACCTCAAGCTGCCGTATAGAAGTTGAGGAGAACAAGATTCCGGTCTGCGATCAGGTGCGCGGCGCTTGCGAAATTCTCGGGTTTGATCCGATTTATGTCGCCAATGAAGGACGCATGGTCATCTTTGTCCCGGACAAAGATGCCGATAAAGTCATGGATATTTTGCACGAGGAATCGCTCTGGCCGGAAGCGGCGATTATCGGAAAAGTCAGCGGGAAGAACGACGGTATCGTAACCATGAAAAGCATCATCGGCGCCGATCGTATCATCGATATGCTCAGCGGCGAGCAACTGCCGCGAATCTGCTGA
- a CDS encoding hydrogenase formation protein HypD: MKYIDEFRDPVTAARYVRQIARITTRNWTIMEVCGGQTHAILKSGIDQLLPKKIELLHGPGCPVCVTPVELVDMAVAISSRPNVIFCSFGDMMRVPGSSKDLLSVRAEGGDIRTVYAPTDTIKIARDNPGKEVVFFGIGFETTAPANASLVYQARQLNLKNLSILMAQVLIPPAMEAILGAPGNNVQGFLAAGHVCSVVGFEDYEKIVSRYRIPIVVTGFEPIDILQGIYMTIAQLEEGRAEVENQYRRAVRREGNLEAKKIIGEVFTVVDRKWRGLGIIKKSGLALCEKYLEFDAAKRFGLEDMCAEESAECISGLILQGKKKPFECSVFGTKCTPEHPLGATMVSSEGACAAYYRYRKAGPESMGHQLG, translated from the coding sequence GTGAAGTATATCGATGAATTCCGCGATCCGGTGACGGCCGCCCGTTATGTCAGGCAAATCGCCAGGATTACCACCCGTAACTGGACCATTATGGAAGTCTGCGGCGGGCAGACCCATGCTATTCTCAAAAGCGGTATCGATCAACTCCTGCCCAAAAAAATTGAACTGCTTCATGGGCCCGGCTGCCCCGTATGTGTGACTCCGGTCGAACTGGTCGATATGGCGGTGGCAATTTCATCAAGACCGAATGTCATCTTCTGTTCATTCGGCGATATGATGCGCGTTCCCGGAAGCAGCAAAGACCTGCTGTCGGTCAGAGCCGAAGGCGGCGATATCCGCACCGTCTATGCGCCGACCGACACGATTAAGATCGCCCGTGACAATCCGGGAAAAGAAGTGGTTTTTTTCGGCATCGGCTTCGAAACCACCGCTCCAGCCAATGCCTCACTGGTTTATCAGGCCAGGCAATTGAATTTAAAAAATCTTTCGATACTCATGGCCCAGGTGCTTATTCCCCCCGCCATGGAGGCTATTCTCGGCGCGCCCGGAAACAATGTTCAGGGTTTTTTGGCCGCCGGACATGTCTGTTCGGTGGTTGGATTTGAAGACTATGAAAAGATTGTTTCCAGATACAGAATCCCCATTGTGGTGACCGGCTTTGAACCGATCGATATTCTTCAGGGCATATATATGACGATTGCCCAGCTCGAAGAGGGCCGCGCCGAGGTTGAAAATCAGTACCGGCGTGCCGTCCGCCGGGAAGGAAACCTTGAAGCGAAAAAAATTATCGGCGAAGTGTTTACTGTCGTCGACCGCAAATGGCGCGGTCTTGGCATTATTAAAAAAAGCGGTCTGGCCCTTTGCGAAAAGTATCTTGAATTCGATGCCGCCAAACGCTTCGGGCTGGAGGATATGTGTGCCGAGGAGTCCGCCGAGTGTATCAGCGGGCTGATTCTTCAGGGAAAAAAGAAGCCGTTCGAATGTTCCGTTTTTGGGACCAAATGCACCCCGGAGCATCCACTGGGGGCGACCATGGTCTCATCGGAAGGCGCCTGCGCCGCATACTATCGTTACCGAAAAGCCGGACCCGAATCAATGGGCCATCAATTGGGATAA
- the hypC gene encoding HypC/HybG/HupF family hydrogenase formation chaperone, which yields MCLAIPGKVVSIESDDSLSRTGKVSFGGVLKEINLTLVPEAGIGNYVLVHAGFAISTVNEEEANQTFEYLRQIEELGNSGDNDS from the coding sequence ATGTGTCTTGCCATACCGGGAAAAGTTGTCAGTATAGAATCGGATGATTCTCTTTCGAGGACCGGAAAAGTCAGTTTCGGCGGGGTTCTCAAAGAGATCAACCTGACCCTCGTGCCCGAAGCCGGGATCGGGAATTATGTTCTGGTGCATGCCGGTTTTGCCATCAGCACCGTCAATGAAGAAGAGGCCAATCAAACCTTCGAATATCTTCGTCAAATAGAAGAATTGGGAAATTCCGGGGATAATGATTCGTGA
- a CDS encoding histidine kinase: MPKILLVDDENKFRESLAKRLSLRGYETVDVDNGEDAIKLVRADSDIDVVLLDRKMPGMNGEQVLNEIKSFRPELQVIMLTAFGSLQSAMEIGRLEAYSYMEKPTDFEEIVKTIDAAREDKVHVMARHEVPQVEKGSLWKWLIGTHNTRPGVILLGILLFTILIFMPSPQRLMTLLSAPKTGQVTDSNFGFANYRQMKDGETIAEYYSTHYKVGRNVTNDQGKKTMEALTPEETSVRARIMLGVLLVAALFWATGAIPVGVTALLTGVMMYFFGILKPDDIAQAFAKDAVIFIFGVLAVSAVISKTGLDRRIGLLLLGPSKNIGRLLFLFLPMLGVACSFVSEHALIAFIMPLFMMVYITSIRAAGVKRDRALAVMFVLSICFAANCGGPGSPAAGGRNAVMLGILSDYGNAPTFIEWVKYGLPFVPVMGLVIATYFYFMFRRKLKVKELNVSSIVRNASEKIGPMNRDEYITAFALIGLILLWILGSDKFGMGGPVILCIVFLNVFRILRWRDIANIPWDVVFLYASASAIGKGLAVTGGALYMADSFINILPDFLTSGSGLAIAVSLFTGITTNFMSDGATVSAIGPIAIPMATISGSNPWMIGLATAFASSFAHMLIIGTPNNAIAYAMAKDPITGEQLVKLSDFFKHGFVILLLSFAVLWFWVILGYWQFLGF; the protein is encoded by the coding sequence ATGCCAAAAATACTCTTGGTTGACGATGAGAACAAGTTTCGCGAGTCTCTGGCCAAACGTCTTTCCTTGAGAGGATATGAAACGGTCGATGTCGATAACGGTGAAGATGCCATAAAACTGGTTCGTGCCGATTCGGATATTGACGTCGTTCTTCTTGATAGAAAAATGCCCGGTATGAACGGGGAGCAGGTTCTTAACGAGATCAAATCATTCCGACCGGAACTTCAGGTTATCATGCTGACGGCCTTTGGGTCACTGCAATCGGCAATGGAAATCGGGAGGCTTGAAGCTTACTCATATATGGAAAAGCCGACTGATTTCGAAGAAATTGTCAAGACGATCGATGCCGCACGCGAAGATAAAGTGCATGTTATGGCGAGGCACGAGGTCCCGCAGGTCGAAAAGGGCTCTCTCTGGAAATGGCTGATTGGGACACATAATACCCGCCCGGGGGTTATTTTACTGGGGATTCTTTTATTCACTATTTTGATATTTATGCCTTCGCCCCAGAGGCTGATGACCCTGCTATCGGCACCTAAGACCGGTCAGGTCACTGACTCCAACTTTGGTTTTGCCAACTACCGTCAGATGAAAGACGGCGAAACGATCGCCGAATATTACAGCACACATTACAAAGTCGGCAGGAACGTGACCAATGACCAGGGCAAGAAAACAATGGAGGCTCTGACGCCTGAAGAAACATCTGTCAGGGCACGGATAATGCTGGGTGTCCTGCTGGTAGCGGCCCTGTTCTGGGCCACCGGCGCTATCCCGGTCGGTGTCACTGCTTTGTTGACCGGTGTCATGATGTATTTCTTCGGCATTCTAAAGCCGGATGATATTGCCCAGGCGTTTGCCAAAGATGCCGTAATCTTTATCTTCGGTGTCCTGGCGGTATCGGCGGTAATAAGCAAAACCGGCCTGGATCGCCGGATCGGGCTGTTGCTGTTGGGCCCATCGAAAAATATCGGGCGGCTTCTTTTCTTGTTTCTGCCGATGCTTGGAGTGGCCTGTTCATTCGTCTCCGAGCATGCCCTGATTGCCTTTATCATGCCGCTTTTCATGATGGTCTACATCACGTCAATTCGCGCGGCGGGTGTCAAGAGGGACCGGGCGCTGGCGGTTATGTTCGTTCTTTCGATCTGTTTTGCAGCCAACTGCGGCGGCCCCGGCTCACCTGCGGCCGGCGGACGTAACGCCGTCATGCTCGGCATCCTGAGTGACTACGGCAACGCGCCGACATTCATCGAGTGGGTGAAATACGGTTTGCCTTTCGTGCCTGTAATGGGTCTGGTAATTGCAACCTATTTCTACTTTATGTTTCGTCGTAAGCTGAAGGTTAAGGAATTGAATGTCTCATCAATAGTTCGAAATGCTTCGGAGAAAATCGGCCCGATGAACAGGGATGAATATATAACGGCGTTCGCGCTGATCGGCTTGATTCTCTTGTGGATTCTTGGCAGCGATAAATTCGGCATGGGCGGGCCGGTCATCCTGTGCATCGTTTTTCTGAACGTCTTCAGGATACTGCGCTGGCGGGATATCGCCAATATTCCGTGGGATGTGGTTTTTCTTTATGCCAGCGCCAGCGCCATCGGCAAGGGTCTGGCGGTAACCGGCGGAGCCTTGTATATGGCCGACAGTTTTATCAACATCCTGCCCGATTTCCTGACCAGCGGCTCAGGACTGGCCATAGCGGTCAGCCTGTTCACCGGTATTACCACCAATTTCATGAGTGACGGCGCCACCGTCTCGGCGATCGGCCCGATCGCCATACCCATGGCCACCATATCGGGTTCCAATCCCTGGATGATCGGTCTGGCGACCGCTTTTGCATCATCCTTTGCCCATATGTTAATCATCGGAACGCCCAACAATGCCATCGCCTATGCCATGGCCAAGGACCCGATAACCGGAGAGCAGCTCGTGAAATTGAGTGACTTTTTTAAGCACGGTTTTGTTATATTGCTGTTGTCGTTCGCCGTGCTCTGGTTCTGGGTGATTCTCGGGTACTGGCAGTTTTTGGGATTTTAG
- a CDS encoding response regulator, translating into MTDNIKLLIVDDEVKFLDSIAQRLELRGFGVTKAKSGLEAIEAAKTGKFDLALLDLKMPGMDGTQVLEILKKEHKYLEVIILTGHGSVDSAVECTKLGAFSYLPKPYELDMLLEKLKEAFQERLRKKFETDQARMDKIAKLAAGSSPLGILRELRKLDDEVK; encoded by the coding sequence ATGACGGATAATATCAAACTACTCATTGTCGATGACGAGGTAAAATTTCTCGATTCCATTGCGCAAAGGCTGGAACTTCGCGGGTTCGGCGTCACCAAGGCCAAGAGCGGACTGGAGGCGATCGAGGCCGCCAAGACCGGCAAGTTTGACCTGGCCCTGCTGGATCTAAAAATGCCCGGCATGGACGGCACGCAGGTGCTGGAAATTCTCAAAAAAGAGCATAAATATCTCGAGGTGATTATCCTGACCGGTCACGGCTCGGTCGATTCGGCGGTAGAATGCACCAAGCTGGGCGCATTCAGCTATCTCCCTAAGCCGTACGAACTGGATATGCTCCTTGAGAAGCTGAAAGAAGCATTCCAGGAAAGACTGCGCAAAAAATTCGAAACCGACCAGGCACGGATGGACAAAATTGCCAAACTGGCGGCCGGATCCAGCCCGCTGGGAATTTTACGTGAATTGAGAAAACTCGACGACGAAGTGAAGTAA
- the hypF gene encoding carbamoyltransferase HypF, with amino-acid sequence MKSAGRSRAVQNSLSTVGWFFVKRLLIKIEGTVQGVGFRPFVYRLANELELHGWVGNSPQGVEIDIEGDENNIDRFVNRLDTEKPPLALINHKEMADLDPVGHKEFIVRISGNGGSKTALVLPDIATCQKCLDDIFDPSNRRFRYPFTNCTNCGPRYSIIYTLPYDRGNTTMKIFPMCRRCREEYEDPSNRRFHAQPNACPECGPHLQLWSNSGDVLAMHDDALMAACEAIKQGKILALKGLGGFQLLVDARNDDAVKLLRKRKAREEKSLALMYPSMEVVLRDCELSIAERELLLSPPSPITLLRSNSNSEIAASVAPGNPYLGVMLPYTPLHHLLMAELSFPIVATSGNLSDEPICIDENEALQRLGDIADLFLMHNRPIARQMDDSIVRLMNGQPMVMRNARGYAPTPVSLTNHVSPILAVGAHLKNSVAIANGNHAFASQHIGDLETAEAFEAMKRVTASLSDIYDFKPAMVVSDLHPDYLSTRFADNMGLPARKVQHHVAHVLSCMADNRLSEPVLGVSWDGTGLGPDKTIWGGEFFQVTGKKIRRIAHLRCFPLPGGDYAVREPRRSALGLLYEVFGSDVFAMKELAPLMSFDNSDTAVLRTMLEKNINTPRTSSAGRLFDAVSAILGICQVSRYEGQAAMMLEFAADSEPDEKSYTFRLISEESKSIVDWQQIIHDIFTDMHNVAAPGRIASRFQNTLADIILAIAENIGEKNVVLTGGCFQNKYLTEKTISRLESAGFKPYRHHRIPPNDGGIAIGQIMAAAGGIELEL; translated from the coding sequence CCTTGCCAATGAACTTGAATTGCACGGCTGGGTCGGCAATTCGCCGCAGGGGGTGGAAATCGATATTGAAGGGGACGAGAATAATATTGACCGATTCGTCAATCGTCTCGACACCGAAAAACCGCCTCTGGCCCTGATTAATCATAAGGAAATGGCCGATCTCGATCCGGTCGGGCATAAGGAATTTATCGTTCGCATCAGTGGCAATGGCGGCAGCAAGACCGCCCTGGTGCTTCCCGATATCGCCACCTGCCAAAAATGTCTGGACGACATCTTTGATCCATCCAACCGGCGTTTTCGCTACCCATTTACAAATTGCACCAATTGCGGGCCTCGTTACAGCATCATCTATACGCTCCCTTATGATCGCGGCAACACTACCATGAAAATTTTCCCGATGTGCCGCCGCTGCCGTGAGGAATACGAGGATCCATCGAATCGCAGATTCCACGCCCAGCCCAATGCCTGCCCCGAATGCGGGCCGCATCTGCAGTTGTGGAGCAATAGCGGCGATGTTCTGGCGATGCATGATGATGCCCTGATGGCTGCCTGCGAAGCGATCAAACAGGGAAAGATACTCGCCCTTAAAGGCCTTGGCGGTTTTCAACTGCTGGTTGACGCCCGCAATGATGACGCGGTGAAACTATTGCGTAAACGCAAAGCCCGTGAGGAAAAATCGCTGGCCCTGATGTACCCGTCAATGGAAGTTGTCTTACGCGATTGTGAATTATCGATTGCCGAGAGAGAGCTGCTGTTATCACCGCCGTCACCGATAACCTTGCTCCGAAGCAATTCCAATAGCGAAATCGCCGCTTCCGTGGCGCCGGGCAATCCTTACCTGGGAGTGATGCTGCCCTACACGCCATTGCATCATCTGCTGATGGCCGAACTGTCATTCCCGATTGTCGCCACCAGCGGCAACTTGTCCGACGAGCCGATTTGCATCGATGAGAATGAAGCTCTTCAACGACTGGGTGATATTGCCGACCTGTTCCTGATGCATAACCGGCCTATTGCAAGACAGATGGATGATTCCATCGTCCGCCTGATGAACGGTCAACCGATGGTCATGCGCAATGCCCGCGGCTATGCCCCGACACCCGTCAGTCTGACAAATCATGTTTCCCCCATTCTGGCGGTTGGCGCCCATCTAAAAAACTCAGTGGCCATTGCAAATGGAAACCATGCTTTCGCCAGCCAGCATATCGGTGATCTGGAGACCGCCGAAGCCTTCGAAGCCATGAAACGAGTAACCGCCTCATTATCAGATATATATGATTTCAAACCAGCGATGGTCGTGTCGGATCTTCATCCCGATTATTTGTCCACGCGTTTTGCCGACAACATGGGCCTGCCGGCAAGAAAAGTTCAGCATCATGTGGCCCATGTTCTATCCTGCATGGCGGATAATCGACTCAGTGAGCCGGTTCTGGGTGTCTCCTGGGACGGCACCGGCCTCGGCCCGGATAAAACAATCTGGGGCGGCGAATTTTTTCAGGTAACCGGAAAGAAAATCAGGCGCATCGCCCATTTGAGATGTTTCCCTCTGCCCGGCGGCGATTATGCCGTCCGGGAGCCGCGGCGATCCGCACTCGGATTGTTATATGAGGTTTTTGGCAGTGATGTTTTCGCGATGAAAGAGCTTGCGCCGCTCATGTCATTCGATAATTCCGATACCGCGGTCTTAAGAACCATGCTGGAGAAAAATATTAACACTCCCCGAACCTCGAGCGCCGGAAGGCTATTCGATGCCGTTTCCGCAATTCTGGGCATCTGCCAGGTCTCCCGCTATGAGGGCCAGGCAGCCATGATGCTTGAATTTGCGGCTGATTCCGAGCCTGACGAGAAGTCATACACATTCAGGTTAATCTCGGAAGAATCGAAAAGCATCGTTGACTGGCAGCAAATTATACATGATATTTTCACGGATATGCATAATGTGGCGGCTCCGGGGCGAATCGCTTCCAGGTTTCAAAATACGCTGGCGGATATTATATTGGCTATAGCGGAAAATATTGGAGAGAAAAATGTCGTGCTGACCGGCGGCTGTTTTCAGAACAAATATTTGACCGAGAAAACAATCAGCCGTCTCGAGTCGGCCGGATTTAAACCATACCGGCATCACCGCATCCCGCCCAATGACGGCGGCATCGCCATCGGGCAGATCATGGCGGCGGCCGGCGGAATAGAATTGGAACTGTAA